A stretch of the Thiohalospira halophila DSM 15071 genome encodes the following:
- the lpxA gene encoding acyl-ACP--UDP-N-acetylglucosamine O-acyltransferase, translating into MTIDPRAVVDPGAELGEGVTVSPFAIIGPDVTIGADTWIGPHAVIQGPTTIGRENQIFQFASVGEMPQDKKYAGEPTRLEMGDRNVIRESVTINRGTVQDVGVTRLGDDNWIMAYVHIAHDCQVGNGTIFANGASLAGHVEVADHAILGGFTLIHQFCRLGEYAFTGMGSVVGKDIPPFVRVAGHPAEPRGLNNEGLNRHGFDKDDVRALREAYRTLYRQGHTTTDALDRLQGSPNQAVRRLADFVAGSERGILR; encoded by the coding sequence ATGACCATCGACCCCCGGGCGGTGGTGGACCCCGGCGCCGAGCTGGGAGAGGGCGTCACTGTCTCGCCCTTCGCCATCATCGGCCCCGATGTGACCATCGGCGCCGATACCTGGATCGGCCCCCACGCCGTGATCCAGGGGCCCACCACCATCGGGCGGGAGAACCAGATCTTCCAGTTCGCCTCCGTGGGCGAGATGCCTCAGGACAAGAAGTACGCCGGCGAGCCCACGCGCCTGGAGATGGGCGATCGCAACGTGATCCGCGAATCGGTCACCATCAACCGGGGCACCGTGCAGGATGTCGGCGTGACCCGGCTGGGCGACGACAACTGGATCATGGCCTATGTCCACATCGCCCACGACTGCCAGGTGGGCAACGGGACCATCTTTGCCAATGGCGCCTCCCTGGCCGGCCACGTGGAGGTCGCCGATCACGCCATCCTCGGTGGCTTCACCCTGATCCACCAGTTCTGCCGGCTGGGGGAGTACGCCTTCACCGGCATGGGGTCGGTGGTGGGCAAGGACATCCCCCCCTTCGTCCGCGTGGCCGGCCATCCCGCCGAGCCGCGGGGCCTCAACAACGAGGGGCTCAACCGCCACGGCTTCGACAAGGACGATGTCCGCGCGCTGCGCGAGGCCTACCGCACCCTCTACCGCCAGGGCCATACCACCACCGACGCCCTGGACCGCCTGCAGGGCTCGCCCAATCAGGCGGTGCGCCGGCTGGCCGACTTCGTCGCCGGCAGCGAGCGCGGGATCCTGCGCTAG
- the fabZ gene encoding 3-hydroxyacyl-ACP dehydratase FabZ, translated as MDIHQVLEHLPHRYPFLLIDRVLELEPGQRLLGLKNVTYNEPFFTGHFPQRPVMPGVLILEALAQATGVLAFRSTERRPSDGSLYFLVGIDNARFKQQVVPGDQVHLAVEVVRSSRAVWKFSGEARVDGQVAASADLMCAERGVE; from the coding sequence ATGGACATCCATCAGGTGCTGGAGCACCTTCCCCACCGCTACCCGTTCCTGCTCATCGATCGGGTACTGGAACTGGAGCCGGGGCAGCGCCTGTTGGGCCTTAAGAACGTGACCTACAACGAGCCCTTCTTTACCGGCCACTTCCCCCAGCGGCCGGTAATGCCGGGGGTCCTGATCCTCGAGGCGCTGGCCCAGGCGACCGGCGTCCTCGCCTTCCGCAGCACCGAGCGGCGGCCCAGCGACGGCTCCCTCTACTTCCTGGTCGGCATCGACAATGCCCGCTTCAAGCAGCAGGTGGTGCCGGGGGATCAGGTCCATCTCGCGGTGGAGGTGGTCCGTTCCTCCCGCGCCGTCTGGAAGTTCTCCGGCGAGGCCCGCGTGGACGGTCAGGTCGCCGCCTCGGCGGATCTCATGTGCGCCGAACGGGGTGTGGAATGA
- the lpxD gene encoding UDP-3-O-(3-hydroxymyristoyl)glucosamine N-acyltransferase, translated as MAWTLGALAERVGGQLHGNAERTIEGVASLESAGPTDLSFATDRAADTLAATAAGAVLVGEGGAVDSPVDAVEVANPHAAFARIATLFDPAPRLAAGIHPTAVVAPDARVADDAAIGPHAVIESGATIGSGAVIGSGCHVGAGTRVGSGSRLVARVTVLHGVTLGERVILHPGVVVGSDGFGLAREGEAWLKVPQVGSVVIGDDVEIGANTTVDRGALEDTVIEEGAKLDNQIQVAHNVHIGAHTAIAGCVGIAGSARIGRHCALGGGVGVAGHLTIADGVTVTGMSLVSRSIREPGVYSSGMPAEPNDQWNRHSARFRQLDDMARRLRALERGRGQGNQ; from the coding sequence ATGGCCTGGACCCTAGGTGCCCTCGCCGAACGCGTAGGGGGGCAGCTTCACGGCAATGCCGAGCGAACCATCGAGGGAGTCGCCTCCCTGGAGAGCGCCGGTCCCACGGATCTGAGCTTCGCCACCGACCGCGCTGCGGACACCCTGGCCGCGACCGCCGCCGGGGCCGTGCTGGTGGGCGAGGGCGGCGCCGTCGACAGCCCCGTGGATGCGGTGGAGGTAGCCAACCCCCACGCCGCTTTCGCCCGTATCGCAACCCTCTTCGACCCGGCACCGCGGCTGGCTGCCGGTATCCACCCGACTGCCGTGGTCGCGCCCGATGCCCGGGTGGCGGACGACGCTGCCATCGGGCCCCACGCCGTGATCGAGAGCGGTGCCACCATCGGTTCCGGTGCCGTCATCGGGTCCGGGTGCCACGTGGGCGCCGGGACCCGCGTGGGTAGCGGTTCCCGGCTGGTGGCGCGAGTCACCGTGCTCCACGGCGTCACCCTCGGCGAGCGGGTCATCCTGCATCCCGGGGTGGTCGTGGGGAGCGACGGCTTCGGCCTGGCCCGGGAGGGGGAGGCGTGGCTCAAGGTGCCTCAGGTGGGGAGCGTGGTCATCGGTGACGATGTCGAGATCGGCGCCAATACCACCGTGGACCGCGGCGCCCTGGAAGATACGGTCATCGAGGAGGGGGCCAAACTGGACAACCAGATCCAGGTGGCCCACAACGTCCACATCGGGGCCCATACCGCCATCGCCGGCTGTGTCGGCATCGCCGGGAGCGCCCGGATCGGGCGCCACTGCGCCCTCGGGGGCGGCGTTGGTGTGGCCGGGCATCTCACCATTGCTGACGGGGTCACGGTTACCGGCATGTCCCTGGTCAGCCGCTCCATCCGTGAGCCGGGGGTCTATTCCTCCGGCATGCCGGCGGAGCCCAACGATCAGTGGAACCGCCACTCCGCGCGCTTCCGTCAGCTCGACGACATGGCCCGACGGCTGCGCGCCCTGGAGCGCGGTCGGGGCCAGGGAAATCAGTAA
- a CDS encoding OmpH family outer membrane protein, giving the protein MSLSKSIRITLAALAALWMAAAGPVAAQDSSARIGVVNIAKLFQEAPQAQSANQRLQEEFGSRRQELGRKQEELQQKQQRLESEGDLMSTSQREALESEVRQGQQELARAQQSFEQDVNARRNEELGQVQQRIFEVIEELAKNEGYDVVLGDNVIYAADSVDITPRVLERLKSLAEDS; this is encoded by the coding sequence GTGTCTCTCAGCAAGTCCATTCGGATAACGCTGGCCGCCCTGGCGGCCCTGTGGATGGCCGCCGCCGGCCCGGTAGCAGCGCAGGACTCCTCTGCGCGCATCGGCGTGGTCAACATCGCCAAGCTCTTCCAGGAGGCGCCCCAGGCCCAGTCCGCCAACCAGCGGCTGCAGGAGGAATTCGGCTCCCGCCGCCAGGAGCTCGGTCGTAAGCAGGAAGAGCTTCAGCAGAAGCAGCAGCGCCTGGAGAGCGAGGGCGACCTCATGAGCACCAGCCAGCGGGAGGCCCTGGAGTCCGAGGTTCGCCAGGGCCAGCAGGAGCTGGCGCGCGCCCAGCAATCCTTCGAGCAGGACGTCAATGCCCGTCGCAACGAGGAGCTTGGTCAGGTGCAGCAGCGCATCTTCGAAGTGATCGAGGAGCTGGCGAAGAACGAGGGCTATGACGTGGTGCTCGGCGACAACGTCATCTACGCCGCCGATAGCGTGGATATCACGCCGCGGGTCCTGGAGCGCCTCAAGTCCCTGGCCGAGGACTCCTGA
- the bamA gene encoding outer membrane protein assembly factor BamA, whose product MFRWILGVALGGLLASTAHAFDPFRVEAIEVQGLQRISAGSVLDDLPVEEGDELDGGLAAAAVRELFATGYFHDVRLERDRDTLVIQVSERPSIASLSIEGNEDIRSEDLEKNLEMIGLVEGRIFDRSVLDRMEQELRRQYYANGKYGVAIDTTVEPLARNRVAVNIDIREGDVARIQGLNITGNRAYEEADLLDDFQLGPRGPLQFFSGNDRYSQQRLTGDLESLRSHYLDRGYVDFSITSSQVSLTPDLEEVYIDVNVEEGEQFTVSQTRLVGRFPVPREELEDLVAIEPGEVFSRSRVTRTSERITERLAEEGFAFANVNPEPSFDRENREVGVTFRVEPGKRVYVRRIEITGNTKTKDRVIRREIRQMERALLLPSRVDLSRRRLNRLGFFEQVNIETQRVSGTDDQVDLKVSVTERPSGSLSAGVGYSESQGALVNASVSQRNFLGTGTHNSLTVNNSEVSTVYDASYTNPYYTKNGVSRSFNGFYRSTDAGEAYIASYITDSYGGGVSYGFPQGETSSFRLGLDYQETNLKSTSNSPDEIFEFLDEYGGRYGNVLLTTGWNYDSRNQGVFPTDGARLRTSLKTALPGSKLEYFKASLRPEYWVPLFEESTLALDMEVNYGDGYGGTEDLPIFENYYGGGTGSVRGFRSNSLGPRATGEGIDRSIGGAFEANATLEYLFPPGGSESLRLGLFVDAGNVWEDVDAFAPEDFRASYGAGVVWLTPMGVLKLSYAKPLAHESGDELDAIQFNIGTPY is encoded by the coding sequence ATGTTCAGATGGATTCTCGGGGTCGCCCTCGGCGGCCTCCTGGCAAGCACGGCCCACGCCTTCGACCCCTTCCGGGTGGAGGCCATCGAAGTCCAGGGGCTGCAGCGGATCTCCGCCGGCAGCGTTCTCGACGATCTTCCCGTGGAGGAGGGCGACGAACTGGATGGCGGCCTCGCTGCGGCCGCGGTCCGGGAGCTCTTTGCCACCGGCTACTTCCACGACGTCCGCCTGGAGCGCGACAGGGATACCCTCGTCATCCAGGTGAGCGAACGGCCCTCCATTGCCAGCCTCTCCATCGAGGGCAACGAGGACATCCGCAGCGAGGACCTGGAAAAGAATCTGGAGATGATCGGCCTGGTGGAGGGCCGCATCTTCGACCGTTCCGTACTGGATCGCATGGAGCAGGAGCTGCGGCGGCAGTATTACGCCAACGGCAAGTACGGCGTCGCCATTGATACCACGGTGGAGCCGCTGGCGCGGAACCGCGTGGCGGTCAACATCGATATCCGGGAGGGGGATGTCGCCCGGATCCAGGGCCTGAACATCACCGGCAACCGCGCCTACGAAGAGGCCGACCTCCTGGACGACTTCCAGCTGGGTCCGCGCGGTCCGCTGCAGTTCTTCTCCGGCAATGATCGCTATTCCCAGCAGCGCCTCACCGGTGACCTGGAATCCCTGCGCTCCCACTACCTCGACCGCGGCTATGTCGATTTCAGCATCACCTCCAGCCAGGTCTCGCTGACGCCGGACCTGGAGGAGGTCTACATCGACGTCAACGTCGAGGAGGGCGAGCAGTTCACGGTGTCGCAGACCCGGCTGGTGGGGCGCTTCCCCGTTCCCCGGGAAGAGCTGGAGGACCTGGTCGCCATCGAGCCCGGCGAGGTCTTCTCGCGCAGCCGTGTAACACGGACCAGCGAAAGGATTACGGAGCGCCTGGCGGAAGAGGGCTTCGCCTTCGCCAACGTCAATCCCGAGCCCTCCTTTGACCGTGAGAATCGCGAGGTCGGGGTCACGTTCCGGGTGGAGCCGGGCAAACGGGTCTACGTACGGCGCATCGAGATCACCGGCAACACCAAGACCAAGGACCGGGTGATCCGGCGCGAGATCCGGCAGATGGAGCGGGCCCTGCTCCTGCCCTCCCGCGTGGACCTCTCGCGCCGGCGCCTGAATCGGCTGGGCTTCTTCGAACAGGTCAACATCGAGACCCAGCGGGTCTCCGGGACCGACGACCAGGTGGACCTCAAGGTCTCCGTGACCGAGCGGCCTTCGGGCTCCCTCTCCGCCGGCGTGGGCTATTCCGAGTCCCAGGGGGCGCTGGTCAATGCCAGCGTCAGCCAGCGCAACTTCCTCGGTACCGGGACGCACAACAGCCTCACGGTGAATAACTCCGAGGTGAGCACGGTCTACGACGCCAGTTACACCAACCCCTACTACACGAAGAACGGGGTGAGCCGAAGCTTCAACGGCTTCTACCGCTCCACGGATGCCGGCGAGGCCTACATTGCCAGCTACATCACCGACTCCTACGGCGGCGGCGTGAGCTACGGCTTCCCCCAGGGGGAGACCAGCAGCTTCCGCCTGGGCCTGGACTACCAGGAGACCAACCTCAAATCGACCTCCAACTCCCCCGACGAGATCTTCGAGTTCCTCGACGAGTACGGCGGCCGCTACGGCAACGTGCTGCTGACCACCGGCTGGAACTACGACAGCCGCAACCAGGGGGTCTTCCCCACCGATGGGGCTCGCCTGCGGACTTCCCTCAAGACCGCACTGCCGGGCAGCAAACTGGAGTACTTCAAGGCGAGCCTGCGGCCGGAGTACTGGGTTCCGCTGTTCGAGGAATCGACCCTCGCCCTGGATATGGAGGTCAACTACGGTGACGGTTACGGCGGCACCGAGGACCTTCCCATCTTCGAGAACTACTACGGTGGCGGTACCGGTTCCGTGCGCGGCTTCCGCTCCAACTCCCTGGGGCCGCGCGCCACCGGGGAGGGGATCGACCGCTCCATCGGCGGCGCCTTTGAGGCAAATGCCACCCTGGAGTACCTCTTCCCGCCGGGGGGGAGCGAGTCGCTGCGCCTGGGGCTCTTCGTGGATGCCGGCAACGTCTGGGAGGATGTCGACGCGTTCGCCCCCGAGGATTTCCGGGCCTCCTACGGGGCCGGCGTGGTTTGGCTGACCCCCATGGGCGTATTAAAATTGAGCTACGCCAAGCCCCTCGCCCACGAGAGCGGCGACGAGCTCGATGCCATCCAGTTCAACATCGGCACGCCCTACTAG
- the rseP gene encoding RIP metalloprotease RseP: MGDLLFTLAAFAVAIGILVTVHEYGHFRVARWAGVRVLRFSVGMGRPLLRRTGKDGTEYVLAALPIGGYVKMLDEREGEVDPAERHRAFNNRPLGWRTAVVLAGPVANFLFAIVAYWLMLVLGMPGLQATVDAVDPDSAAARAGLAAGDAIVAVEGRPASTWGAAMQSLLPAALDGETVKITLQRDGREETVTLEVPRMPDAARSGDLGGRLGMTPARPAIPPVLGEIESGSPADRAGLKAGDRIAAAAGEPVAGWRELVERVQASPGEPLALTVEDDLGQRQVTVTPEAVPRPEGEPYGRIGAGVEPPGSMPAEYRAVQRFGPVAALGEGVIRTWETATMTLKVLGRMVVGQASLENLSGPITIAQFAGYTADAGFVQFISFLAVVSISLGVINLLPVPLLDGGHLLYYGIELFKGSPVSEQTEALGQRIGLAAILALMGLAFYNDLSRLFS; the protein is encoded by the coding sequence ATGGGCGATCTCCTGTTCACGCTCGCTGCCTTCGCGGTGGCCATCGGCATACTGGTCACGGTCCACGAGTACGGCCACTTCCGGGTGGCGCGCTGGGCCGGGGTGCGGGTGCTGCGCTTCTCCGTGGGCATGGGCCGCCCCCTGCTGCGCCGGACCGGAAAGGACGGCACGGAATACGTCCTGGCCGCACTGCCCATCGGTGGCTACGTGAAGATGCTGGACGAACGCGAGGGCGAGGTGGACCCGGCCGAGCGCCATCGCGCCTTCAACAACCGCCCGCTGGGCTGGCGGACCGCCGTGGTGCTCGCCGGTCCGGTGGCCAACTTCCTCTTCGCCATCGTCGCCTACTGGCTGATGCTGGTCCTGGGGATGCCCGGCCTGCAGGCGACGGTGGACGCCGTCGATCCGGATTCCGCCGCTGCCCGGGCCGGGTTGGCAGCCGGGGACGCCATCGTCGCTGTGGAGGGGCGGCCGGCCTCGACCTGGGGGGCGGCCATGCAGTCCCTGCTGCCGGCGGCCCTGGACGGCGAGACGGTGAAGATTACCCTGCAGCGTGACGGCCGCGAGGAGACGGTGACCCTGGAGGTCCCGCGCATGCCGGATGCCGCGCGCAGCGGCGACCTGGGCGGGCGTCTGGGCATGACCCCGGCGCGGCCGGCCATTCCGCCGGTCCTCGGCGAGATCGAGTCGGGCAGTCCCGCGGACCGGGCCGGTCTCAAGGCCGGCGATCGCATCGCCGCAGCGGCGGGGGAGCCGGTGGCCGGGTGGCGCGAACTTGTGGAGCGGGTCCAGGCCAGCCCCGGCGAGCCGCTGGCGTTGACGGTGGAGGATGACCTCGGCCAGCGTCAGGTCACCGTGACCCCCGAGGCCGTTCCGCGACCGGAAGGGGAGCCCTATGGCCGCATCGGGGCCGGGGTGGAGCCGCCGGGGTCGATGCCGGCGGAGTATCGCGCCGTCCAGCGCTTCGGCCCCGTGGCGGCACTGGGCGAGGGCGTGATCCGGACCTGGGAGACCGCGACCATGACCCTCAAGGTGCTGGGGCGGATGGTTGTCGGCCAGGCCTCGCTGGAGAATCTCAGCGGGCCCATCACCATCGCCCAGTTCGCCGGCTATACCGCCGATGCCGGCTTCGTGCAGTTCATTTCGTTCCTGGCGGTGGTGAGCATCAGCCTGGGGGTCATCAACCTCCTGCCGGTGCCGCTACTGGATGGCGGCCATCTGCTGTATTACGGTATCGAGCTTTTCAAGGGCAGCCCTGTCTCCGAGCAGACCGAGGCCCTGGGCCAGCGCATCGGCCTCGCGGCCATTCTCGCCCTAATGGGGCTGGCCTTCTATAACGACCTGTCGCGGCTCTTCTCCTGA
- the ispC gene encoding 1-deoxy-D-xylulose-5-phosphate reductoisomerase, producing MSRNIAVFGSTGSVGTSTLDVIARHPDRFRVLALAAGSREEPLVEQCWQFRPAVVVMADAAAADRLRARLADEGLTGIQVQAGIEAMEAVAGDPAVDQVMAAVVGAAGLRPALAAARAGKRVLLANKESLVMAGALFMEAVREGGAELLPIDSEHNAIFQCLPDGRPDLDAAGVERILLTASGGPFRDRDPADLAAVTPDEACAHPNWDMGRKISVDSATMMNKGLEVIEACWLFGADPDRVEVVIHPDSIVHSMVSYRDGAVMAELGNPDMRTPIAHALAWPDRVDAGVDPLDLVACGTLHFQAPDPERFPCLPLAYRAIREGGTAPAILNAANEVAVAAFLDGTLDFPGIARVIAATLDRVAAEPAAELATILAADERAREAAMQLLPAHGSP from the coding sequence ATGAGTCGTAACATCGCCGTCTTCGGGAGTACCGGCAGCGTCGGTACCAGTACGCTGGACGTCATCGCCCGCCACCCGGATCGCTTCCGGGTCCTGGCCCTGGCGGCCGGCAGTCGCGAGGAGCCGCTGGTGGAGCAGTGCTGGCAGTTCCGTCCGGCGGTGGTGGTCATGGCGGATGCCGCCGCCGCCGACCGGCTGCGCGCGCGCCTTGCCGACGAGGGGCTCACCGGCATCCAGGTGCAGGCCGGGATCGAGGCCATGGAGGCGGTGGCCGGCGACCCGGCGGTGGACCAGGTCATGGCGGCGGTGGTCGGTGCCGCCGGACTGCGGCCGGCCCTGGCCGCCGCGCGCGCCGGCAAGCGCGTCCTGCTGGCCAACAAGGAGTCCCTGGTCATGGCCGGGGCGCTCTTCATGGAGGCCGTCCGGGAGGGCGGCGCCGAGCTGCTCCCCATCGACAGCGAGCACAACGCCATCTTCCAGTGCCTGCCCGACGGCCGCCCCGACCTGGATGCCGCCGGGGTGGAGCGGATCCTCCTTACCGCCTCCGGCGGGCCCTTCCGGGACCGGGACCCCGCCGACCTGGCCGCGGTGACGCCGGACGAGGCGTGCGCCCACCCCAACTGGGACATGGGCCGCAAGATCTCCGTGGACTCGGCCACCATGATGAACAAGGGGCTGGAGGTCATCGAGGCCTGCTGGCTCTTCGGCGCCGATCCCGACCGGGTGGAGGTGGTCATCCATCCCGACAGTATCGTCCATTCCATGGTGAGCTATCGTGACGGGGCGGTGATGGCGGAGCTGGGCAATCCGGACATGCGCACCCCCATCGCCCACGCCCTGGCCTGGCCGGATCGGGTGGATGCCGGGGTGGATCCCCTGGACCTGGTGGCCTGCGGGACGCTCCACTTCCAGGCCCCGGACCCCGAGCGCTTCCCCTGCCTGCCCCTGGCCTACCGCGCCATACGCGAGGGGGGGACGGCGCCGGCCATCCTCAACGCCGCCAACGAGGTGGCGGTGGCCGCCTTCCTGGACGGGACACTGGACTTCCCGGGTATCGCCCGGGTCATCGCTGCCACGCTGGACCGGGTGGCGGCCGAACCCGCGGCGGAGCTGGCGACCATCCTCGCCGCCGACGAACGGGCGCGCGAGGCGGCCATGCAACTCCTGCCCGCTCACGGGAGTCCCTAG
- a CDS encoding phosphatidate cytidylyltransferase — protein MSVLAKRVITASILAAGLITAILLLPTGAFAGLIAFFILLGAREWGDLSGCSPAGSVGYVGLVGVLAAGVVLAEPAPVAVAAVGAAWWLGVLGLVFAHPRGDWLWRHPLGRAAGLLAIIPAWFSLAHLHGLDDGPWWVLVLMFTIWGADTGAYFAGRALGRHRLAPSVSPGKTWEGAIGGLALALLAGSAIAMAAGLTIPSGFSVVAAVTVAASVVGDLGESLLKRAADRKDSGTLFPGHGGVLDRVDSLLAATPVFVLGLELVT, from the coding sequence ATGAGCGTGCTCGCCAAGCGGGTCATCACGGCCTCGATCCTCGCAGCGGGCCTCATTACGGCCATCCTGCTCCTGCCCACCGGGGCCTTCGCCGGGCTCATCGCCTTCTTTATCCTCCTGGGGGCCCGCGAGTGGGGGGATCTCAGCGGTTGCTCCCCGGCAGGCTCGGTGGGTTACGTCGGCCTGGTGGGGGTCCTGGCGGCCGGGGTGGTCCTGGCCGAACCGGCGCCAGTGGCCGTCGCGGCCGTGGGCGCCGCCTGGTGGCTCGGCGTCCTGGGGCTGGTGTTCGCTCACCCTCGAGGCGACTGGTTGTGGCGCCATCCCCTCGGTCGTGCCGCCGGTCTGCTCGCCATCATCCCGGCCTGGTTCTCCCTGGCCCATCTCCACGGGCTGGACGACGGCCCCTGGTGGGTCCTGGTGCTGATGTTCACCATCTGGGGCGCGGATACCGGGGCCTACTTCGCCGGGCGCGCCCTGGGCCGCCACCGGCTGGCGCCTTCCGTAAGCCCGGGCAAGACCTGGGAGGGCGCCATCGGCGGGCTCGCCCTGGCCCTGCTGGCGGGTAGTGCCATCGCGATGGCGGCCGGCCTCACCATCCCCTCCGGCTTCTCGGTGGTCGCGGCCGTGACGGTGGCGGCCTCCGTGGTCGGCGATCTCGGGGAGTCCCTGCTCAAGCGCGCCGCCGATCGCAAGGACAGCGGGACCCTGTTTCCCGGCCACGGCGGTGTCCTGGATCGCGTGGACAGCCTGCTTGCGGCGACGCCGGTCTTCGTCCTGGGCCTGGAGCTGGTGACATGA
- a CDS encoding isoprenyl transferase, which produces MADQGDSTGSGDGPVPRHVAVIMDGSGRWARKRLMPRVAGHRSGVGNVRSLVEACGEKGVEALTLFAFSTENWRRPATEVGALMELFMEALQREVNRLDENNVRLRIIGDRSGLSDALAERITAGEEQTRNNTGLNLNIAANYGGRWDLATAARRLAERARAGELDPEAITPERLGSELALADLPEPDLFIRTGGEQRISNFVLWQLAYTELYFTDTLWPDFDRDAFETALESFRGRQRRFGKTGEQVGR; this is translated from the coding sequence ATGGCAGATCAGGGCGACTCGACGGGCTCCGGGGACGGCCCCGTTCCAAGGCACGTGGCCGTCATCATGGACGGCTCCGGACGCTGGGCGCGCAAGCGCCTGATGCCGCGGGTCGCCGGCCACCGCTCGGGAGTCGGCAATGTCCGCTCCCTTGTCGAGGCGTGCGGGGAGAAGGGAGTCGAAGCCCTGACGCTGTTCGCCTTCTCCACCGAGAACTGGCGGCGGCCGGCCACCGAGGTGGGGGCGCTCATGGAGCTCTTCATGGAGGCCCTGCAGCGGGAGGTGAACCGGCTGGACGAGAACAATGTCCGCCTGCGCATCATCGGTGACCGCTCCGGCCTCTCCGATGCCCTGGCCGAGCGCATCACCGCCGGCGAGGAGCAGACCCGCAACAACACCGGCCTGAATCTCAACATCGCCGCCAACTACGGCGGGCGCTGGGATCTCGCCACGGCTGCCCGGCGGCTGGCGGAGCGGGCCCGGGCCGGGGAGCTGGACCCCGAGGCCATCACACCGGAGCGTCTGGGTTCCGAGCTGGCCCTGGCCGACCTCCCGGAGCCCGATCTCTTCATCCGCACCGGGGGCGAGCAGCGGATCAGCAACTTCGTGCTGTGGCAGCTCGCCTACACGGAGCTCTATTTCACCGATACCCTGTGGCCCGATTTCGATCGGGACGCCTTCGAGACCGCACTGGAATCCTTCCGGGGTCGGCAGCGCCGGTTCGGCAAGACCGGCGAGCAGGTGGGAAGATGA
- the frr gene encoding ribosome recycling factor, which yields MIDDIQQDAEQRMEKSVDALRGELRKLRTGRAHSSLLDHITVEYYGSEMPLNQAANIGVEDARTLTVKPWEKSMVPVVEKAIMNSDLGLNPATNGDLIRVPLPPLTEERRKEMGKLVRQEAEKARVAIRNIRRDANSDLKGLLKEKEISEDDERAGEEAIQKLTDKYTGLVDQVAEEKEQDLMSL from the coding sequence ACAGCGCATGGAGAAATCCGTGGATGCCCTGCGCGGGGAGTTGCGCAAGCTCCGCACCGGCCGGGCCCACTCCAGCCTGCTCGACCATATCACCGTGGAGTACTACGGCTCCGAGATGCCGCTGAATCAGGCGGCCAATATCGGGGTCGAGGATGCCCGGACCCTCACCGTCAAACCATGGGAGAAGTCCATGGTGCCGGTGGTGGAGAAGGCCATCATGAACTCCGATCTGGGCCTCAACCCGGCGACCAACGGGGACCTCATCCGCGTCCCCCTGCCGCCGCTCACCGAGGAACGGCGCAAGGAGATGGGCAAGCTGGTCCGCCAGGAGGCGGAGAAGGCGCGGGTGGCCATCCGCAACATCCGTCGGGACGCCAATTCGGACCTCAAGGGCCTGCTCAAGGAGAAGGAGATCTCCGAGGACGACGAGCGCGCGGGCGAGGAGGCGATCCAGAAGCTCACCGACAAGTACACGGGGTTGGTGGACCAGGTCGCCGAGGAGAAGGAACAGGACCTGATGTCCCTTTAG